The Nitrospirota bacterium nucleotide sequence TCAACGAGGCATTACGGGCCTTCGGCTGCAGCGACACCCTGATCTCCTGCCTCGACAATCCAGAGGTCAAATACCGCGGCCGGGTCCTTGCCATAGAGATTGTCGGCGAACTGAAATGTGAAAAAGCGGTCCCGTTCCTGGTAAAGCTGATTGAAGGGAATTTCAGGGACGTTCGCCGCGCAAGCGTCAAGGCACTGGGTGAGATCAGTGATGACGAGTCGCGTCAGGCCCTTGAGGATGCAGTCAACGACCACGACAGCCATGTGAGAAAGGTTGCCATTAATGCGCTCGGCAAGATAGGCGACAGGTCGTCTTTTGATATCCTTCTGAAACTGCTCAGGGTTGAGCAATACCGGGATGTGCTGGAAGAGGTCATGCAGTCGATGATCATGCTGGACCAGGAGGAACTCTTTACGCATATTAACGAGTTCGACGCGGCCCGCAAGGAGATCCTCGCCAAATATGTACATGACCCGGACGTGCTGATCGTCCTGTCCCGGGACGACAATATGAAGGTCAAGGTTTCTGCAATATCGAGCCTTGGCAGGATCGGCAGCGATGCTGCCCTCGCCCGTCTTCGTGAAGTCGTTAAGGACCCGGATCAGGCAGTGAGAAAGACTGCGATCATGGCCATGGGCGACCTGCGATGCTGTTATGACGATATCAAGGCAGCGCTCCATGATGAGGATATGTGGGTGCGGCTCTATGCAGTCAAGGCACTTGGCCGCTCTGGAGATCCGGGCATGATCGACGTCCTGATCCTGATGCTCAATGATAAAGAGATACCTGTGGTCCTTTCCACGGTTGACGCGATCGCTCAGATCGGTGGCAGGGAGGCTTTTAACGCTCTTGCGCATCTCGAGGGACACGACAACCCCGCGATTCGGGAGAAGGCCTTGCAGACACTTGAAAGCCTATGACGATTAATCTGACACTCCAGGATGCTACGTTCAAACAGCTCAGGGACTTTGTCTATGAGAAGTGCGGCATCTTCATCCCTGACACCAAGAAGTATCTTCTTGAAAACCGGCTGGTAAAGAGGATACAGGAGAAGAATCTCTCCAGTTTTGAGGATTACCTCTACCTTGTTGTCTATGGCAACAACAGCGGAGAACTTGCCAGGCTCTTTGATGCGGTCACCACAAACGAAACCTACTTCTTCCGCGAACCCCAGCAGCTCGACGTATTCAGCAATCACATTGTGCCGAAGGTCCTTGCCGAGAAGAAGACCAACGATATTAATGTTTGGTCAGCCGCCAGTTCAACCGGTGAAGAACCCTATAACCTGGTAATGCTGCTCCGGGAGAAGGTGCCGTCGATCCGCATGCAGGTGATGGGCTCTGATATCAGCGAGGGCGTGATCGAGTCGGCACGGAGGGCAAGCTACAGCTCCTACTCCATCCGGAATGTCCCGCCTGCCTATATGTCCAAATATTTTAAGGCCAATGGCCAAAACTTTGATCTGGACAGCTCGGTGCGGAATGCGGTCACTTTCAAAAACATGAACCTGATCGATGGTGCCAAGATGAAGACAGTCCGGAACATGGATGTCATCTTTGTAAGGAATGTCCTGATCTATTTTGACGATAAGGCAAAACAGAAGGTGGTCTCATACCTCTACGACGCCTTGCGGCCCGGCGGATATCTTTTCGTCGGATCATCAGAGAGTCTACATAATGTGACCCGAGCGTTCAAGCCGCTGGTTATCAATAAAGTTGTCGTGTATCAGAGGGGGTAGCAATGAAAATATTGGTAGTTGACGACTGTGCGACGACGCGAAAACTCCTTACGCTGTATCTGAAGTCAAAGGGGTATGAGGTCGTCACTGCAGAAAATGGCCTTGACGGCCTCGAAAAAGTGGGCAGGGAGGGTGTCAACCTCGTGCTTTCCGACCTGAATATGCCCTATATGGACGGTCTTGAGTTCGTCAAGAGTCTGCGGGCGAACCCTGATACGGCCGAACTTCCGGTTGTTATGGTCACGACCGAGGCAGACCCCGAGGAGAAAGAAAAGGCCATGAAAGCAGGCGCCAATGGATATATGATAAAGCCGGTGACCGCTGAGATGGTTGCACAGAACATAAAAGAAATCATGAAAGAATTATTTGGAAAGGGAGGTGGCTCCAATGTTTGATGCGAAGATGAAATTTTTGGTCGTGGATGATTTCTCTACCATGAGGAGGATCGTCAAAAATATCCTCAAACAACTCGGGTATGAGAATATCGATGAAGCGGAAGATGGCGCCCAGGCATTTTCGAAGCTGCAAAACGGCGAGTACGATTTTGTAGTTTCCGACTGGAATATGCCGAACATGGACGGGCTCGAACTGCTGAAGAAAATCAGAAGCGATGAGCGCCTCAAGGCCATGCCGGTCCTGATGGTGACTGCCGAAGCGGAGAAGGACAAGGTCATCACCGCAATCCAGGCCGGTGTTAATAACTACATTGTGAAGCCTTTCACGGCGGAAGTCCTGAAGGAAAAGATGGACAGGATATTTGAAAAGCTGGGGAAATAAAGGCAGGGAATGGGGCATCGGGATCAGGTGCCAGCCAAAAGAATCATGGTTGCTGATCCCTCATCCCCAACAACCAGCCACTGAGAGGAGCGATTATGGCAGACGAAATGGATGAAATTATAGCCGAGTTTATTACCGAGGCGGAGGAATCTCTCGATAAAATAGATCCGCTTTTTATAGAGCTCGAAGCCAAGGGCTATGACAAGGAGATGCTGAACGACATCTTCAGGTCCATGCATACGATTAAGGGTGCTGCCGGCTTTTTGGGGTTCAAGAATATTGTTGAGGTTGCCCACAAGTCAGAGAGCATTCTCAAGCGGCTTCGTGAGCAGGAGATCGTGATGTCGACCAGACTCATGGACTCAATTCTGAAAAGCGTTGATATGCTGAAACTGCTCCTGCAGCACCTGAAACTGAAAGACAACGTGGAAGAAGATATTACGCCGACGATCACGCAGCTTGATACGGCCCTGCATTCGGCAATGGATGAAGAGACTCCGGCTGCCGCCGAAGTGGTTATGCAGGCGGACCGTCCCGAACAGACCAGGGCGGAAGCACCAAAGGAAGAGACTCAGAAGCAGGAGCCGAAGCAGCCTCCGGCAGAAGCCCCCGGGAAGGAAGAGAAAAAGATCGCAACGGTGCCTGTGGCGGTTCTGCAGGAACCGGCAGCGCCTCCCTCAAAGATGCAGTCGACGCTTCCTGCGCAGGAAGCGTTGCAGACCCTCAGGATTGACGTCGAGCGGGTTGACAAGGTCATGGACCTTACCGGCGAGATGGTCCTGGTCAGAAACAGGCTGTTGAACATCGCAAACTATCTCGAATCACGCTATGCAGAAGATCAGAATGTTGAGCATCTTCTGGGTACGGTCGCCTTCCTCGACCTTGTGACGTCAGACATGCAGCTTGCGGTCATGAAGATGCGCATGCAGCCGCTCAAAAAGGTATTCGGCAAATTTCCGCGGCTGGTCCGCGACCTCTCAAATAACATCGGCAAGGATGTGGAACTGGTTCTGTCGGGCGAAGATACTGAGGTTGACCGCACGGTAATTGAGCATATCGGCGACCCCATGGTCCATATCATCAGAAACGCCATTGACCACGGTCTTGAATCGAGAGATGAGCGGGCGAATTCAGGCAAGCCGGTCAGGGGCACGCTCTCGATACGGGCTTTTCAGCAGGGCAACACGATTATCATCGAAGTCGCTGATGACGGAAAGGGAATCGATGTAGAAAAGGTAAAGAGAAAGGCGATCGAAAAGAAGCTGATCAGCGAGGAAGAGGCTGCACGCATGGCTGACGAAAATGCGATCAACCTCATCTTCCTGCCCGGATTTTCGACCATGGATAAGGCTACTGAACTGAGCGGCCGCGGCGTCGGCATGGACGTGGTCAAAACGAACATCTCGAAGCTTAACGGCTATGTGGAGATTATGAGCAAAAAGGGTGTCGGCTCCACGTTCAGGATCAGCATACCTCTTACGCTTGCCATCCTGCAGGCCCTGATGGTGCGGGCAGGCAGCAGTCAGTTTGCGATCCCCCTTGCCCCGGTTGAAGAGACCATCAAGGTGCAGCGGAAGGAGATCGACAATGTTACCGGGCAGAAGGTGCTTGTGGTCCGCGAGAAGGTCTGCCCCCTGTTTGAATTGACGGATATTCTGAACCTCGATGACCGCGGGGACAACGATTACCGCTATGTTCTGGTCATCACGATCGGCGACCGAAAGTTTTGTGTTGCCGTGGATGAGCTATTGGGTCAGGAAGAGGTTGTGATCAAGACCATACACGGGATAGAAACAGATTCATCCTATATCCTTGGGGCCACGATAACCGGTGAGGGCAAGGTTGTGCTTATTCTCGATCTGGCCGGAATATCGAGAAACGTGATAGGGGCACTAAAAGTTTAAGCGACTGCTTAGGGTCCCCGGACTCTGGACCATCCGTCTGTTAGGACTACAGACTATCCGCCTGAGTGGTTACAAATTTAAGGAGGCATCATGCAGCAGTATATCGGTTTTCACCTGAACGACAGCGAGTACTCAATTCCCATCCTCAAGGTGAGGGAGATCATCAGCATGCCTGAGCTGACGAAGATGCCGCAGTCCCTTGAATATATTGAAGGTGTGACGAACCTCCGGGGCAGCATCATTCCTATCGTCAACCTCAAAAAGCTTGTGAACCTCGGCAATCAGGAGAATCTTGGGGCCAAGGTGATCGTGGTGGCAAGCGGCAGCATGACCTTCGGTGTGCTGGTCGACGATATTACCGGCGTCATCACGATCGACGAGTCGGCCATTGAACCGCCTGAGAAGTTTATGAGCAGCAATATGGAGCAGGTCGAGGGAGTCGCTAAACTGAAGGACAGGCTCATTGTATTGCTCGATACCAGGCATCTGATACCGGGTGAGGACATGGGCGCCTTTGAGGATGTGATCATGGACGTAACTGAATCGGCCGACGGCACGGTGGAAGTCGTGAAAAAGGTGCATACCATTGCAGGTGAAACCACCATAAAAGAGACGCACGACGCCAAGGAGTTTTTTGAGAAGCGGGGAATCAATGCCCAGGACCCGCGGTATCTGATCGTTGACGACCTCATGAGCTTTATGGACGCAATGGCCGCGAATGACCATGAAAAGGCAGATCTTGCCATTCAGAACATCGTAAAGAAGGGCCAGTCAGAGCTGTTTACCGAAGTCGGCAAGATGACCAGAAAGATGCATGACTCGATCAAGAGCTTTCGGGATGCGCTCGATCCTAAGTTGAAAGATATCGCCAATGTCGAGATGCCGAATGCGGTTGACCGTCTGCATTTTGTCATCTCCAAGACGGAAGAGGCGGCGAATAAGACCATGGGCATTGTGGAAAAGTATCTCCTCGGTATGGACGACCTCTCTGCCCAGATCAGGAAGCTGAAAGAACCCGAGGACGCCATTTCCTATCTCAAGACTTTCAGAAATGGCCTTGAGGACGACATGACCGAGATCCTTACCACCCAGGCATTCCAGGATTTGACCGGGCAGACGATCAAGAAGGTGATCAAACTGGTAGGGGAGATCGAGTCAGAACTGGTCAGGCTTATCGCAACGTTCGGCGTGAAGATCGATACCGGCGCGGTTGCTGAAGCGCCGGTTGCAGAACAGGTCTCCCAGTCCGGTGTAGACGATCTGCTGAAGGATTTCGGATTCTGAAACCAATAACGCTTAAATTCTAAAGGAGAATGAGATGAAAAGGAACATTATTATCACAGCTGCGGTGGTGGCCTTCCTGGTAACACTGAATTTGTCAGCCTTTGCAGATGAGATCAAGCTTGCGGGAGGCGGAACCGTAGAATCGACAGTTATCACTCCGATAAAGGCAGCCTTTGAAAAGGCCACAGGCCACAAGATCACTTTTTTGAAGGTCGGTTCGAAGAATGCCTTTGGCGAACTTCTGAAAGGAAATGTCGAGGCAGCAACAGCTGACGTAGGTTTCAATGATCTTATGGAGATAGCCAAAAAAGAGAAGATGGACGCAGGCGATCCGGCCTCTTATCAGCATGTTGTGATAGCGAAGGATAAGCTCATCTTCTTTACCAACAAGGACAATGTTGTTACAAAACTCTCTAAGGATCAACTAAAAGGAATCATTACCGGTAAGGTCCAGAACTGGAAAGAGGTGGGCGGCAAGGACATGCCGACTATTGTGGTCTGGGGTAAACTTTCCACAGGTACCAACAGCATGGTTTCGAAGAATATCCTTGATGGCGAGCCTCAGGCAAAAGATGTTATCGAGGTGAACAGCTCGGATGATGTGAAGGCAATGGTTATTTCAACGCCTGAAGGCATTGGGTTTGGTCCTATTGCCATGCGCGATGACAAGATCAAATCGCCTGAGACTCCTGAGGTTGCGAGGCCGCTCATACTTGTAACCAAAGGCGCGCCAAGCGCCAATGTCCAGAAACTGATCGATTTTGTTAAAGGCGAAGGCCAGAAGTATATCAAATAGCTGGCATTTCAAAAGGAGAATGCATAAATGAAAAAGACAATACCGTACGGTGCGGTCATGGTTTTCCTTGTCGTATTGGCCGCAACATCTTTTGCCGAGGAGCTGAGAGTTGCCGGCGGTGGCGGACCGGTAGAGAATATCCTGAAGCCGATTAAGCCTCATTTCGAAAAGGCAACCGGCATTACCCTAAACATCATGCAGGCAGGCGGGACTGCTGCATTCAAGGAACTTGCTGCAGGCCGCATTGAAATTGCAACCGCAGGCATGAGTTGGGATGATCTTCTTGGTGCGCTTAAAAAGGAGAGCTTTGAAGTTTCAAATCCAGCAGAATATCAGCCTGTGACGATCGGCAAGGGGGGGGTATTTGTACTCGTCCATAAGGACAACCCTGTTGCGAAGCTTTCAAAGGAACAGTTGAAAGGGATTTTTACCGGGAAGATTGGCGACTGGAGGGATCTTGGCGGCAAACCCATGCCTATCCTTGTTGTGCTCGGTAAATTGAACCCTGGCACGAACAACACCTTTCAGAAGCAGATGCTTGATGGCGAGCCTTATACAAAAGATCTTCTCGAAGCCACTACTGCCGAGGATGTGAGGGTGAATGTGGCGTCAAACCCTGAGGCCATTGCGTTTGGGCCTTCAACGCTTATTGATTCGTCGGTCAGATCACCTGAAACGCCTGAGGTATCAAGGCCGATTATCCTGGTAACCAGGGGGAAACTATCTCCTAATGCCCAGAAACTTATTAATTACATCAACAACGAAGGAAAAGAGTATATAAAGAAATAGGAAGGAGAATTTGAAATGGCCCTGATAACGTGGAAAGAGGATTTAAGTGTCAATATCGCAGAGATGGACAAGGAGCATAAACAGTTAGTGGTGATGATCAATGAGCTTCATGAGGCCATGTCCTCCGGCAAAGGAAAAGATGTGCTTGGCGGGGTGCTTGCAAGGCTGATTGACTATACAAAGTTTCACTTTGCGGCAGAAGAAAAACTCATGGAATCCAACAAATACCCTGGGTATCTGAGCCAGAAAGGGGAACATGACAATCTGACAAAGAAAGTTATGGATCTCAAGGCCCGTTTAGATGCCGGCAATATGGTGGTCACCGTTGAGGTTATGGCATTTCTTAAGGACTGGCTGACAAAACATATCATGGGCCAGGACAAAAAGTATTCCAGTTTTTTGAATGCAAAAGGCATCAAATAACGGTTCGAATGGGTCAGTGCTGAGTGGTAACCCTTGCTGGCATATGGCAGAGAAATGTCAGGCTGAAACATTCAGCATTAAAACACCAGGCATTGGGATAATGAGGTAAACGTTGACAATAAAGACAAAGCTTACTTTAAATGCGGTAATTGTGCTTGTGATCATCGTCGCGGTTGGTGCTGCGAGCCTCATTGGCATGGGGTTTATTAAGGCACGGCTTTCGTATCTGACTGAGCGGAGTACCCCGTTTCAGATGAGAACGGTCGATCTCCAGCGGGCCATTCAGGGTGTTACTGCTGACCTCACAAAGGTCAGCGTAGCTCTAAGTAGCGAAGAGTTTGCCGCATATCAGGCTGAAGCTTCCAAGTCCCTGAATGAAGTAAAATCATCACAGGCGGCGATTGAGGAGCTTTCGGGCGGAGCGAAGAGCGAGGCCTATGAGGAGCTGAAAAAGGTCTCTGATGATATCATGCAGGTCACCCAGGAGCGGCTCAGGGCTGAGGGAGAAGCAAAAACAGCCAATGCCACGGTTACCCAGAAACTGAACGAGTCCGAGAAAAAGCTGAGAGACCTCGATGTTCAGGTGCAGTCCCTGCAGTCCAGCAAGTCCACGGCTGTTATGAGTTCGATGGACGACACCTCAGCGATCTCAAAAAAGGTCAAAAATATCGAAAGTCTCAGAAGTCTGCTCAAGGACATCCAGATTGCGCTCTTTGAATTAGGCAGAGCACAGGACAAAAAAGCGATTATTATCGCCAGGGGCAAGCTCAATGGGCTTATTGCCAGGCTTAATCAGGAAGATGCGCCCAAAGAGAACAAAAAACTGGGCGTTGAGATCAAGGTATTTACTGAGAAGATCGATGAGTTGCTCAGGCTCCGCATGTCGCCTGACACGGATGCAAAAAATGCGCTTGATGCAGCAGCCCGCGATGTTGATGAGCGTCTCTCGGTATTTCTGCTTTCCTTTGAACAGGAGGCGGCCATTGCCCGTGAACGTTCCAGCGTTGAGAGCGAAAAGCAGGGGACTCTGATGACGCAGTCAGGTGTATCCACCAGTCTGCTGGTGAGCAACTCTCAGCTTATGGCCTATGGACTTTCGATTGAAGGACTTGCGACCAAGCTTTTCACACTCAGGGCCCCAAAAGAAGTGGATGCTGTTGAGGCTGAACTGAAGAGGATATTTGACAAGGTCGATAGTGTGTTAAAAACCATGAACAAAGGCTTCTCGAAGCTCGACGGCAATGACGCCATGAAGCTTCTCAAATCATCTGAAAATTCTCTTAATGCGATTAAGAATATCCTGCTTTCACGGGATGGCGTGGCTGCAAAGATCAGGAATGAACAATTGTTGAGGCAGAAGGCGCTTGAGGCTACCGGAACATTGCGCGAGATTGTGCTCAAACAGGCCGAAAAAAGCAAGCAGACCGTATCAACGGCAAAGGGTGAGCAGGAAAAAGCAATCGGTACGGTCAATAAAATGGTCAGATTCAGCAGCTTGCTTATTGCGCTGATCAGCATCGGTTCCATTGTCTTTGGTATCTCCTTCGGTATCTGGGTCTACCGCTCCATTTCACGGCCTCTTGGCCAGCTCATGAAAGTTGCGGACGAAGTCTCCAGCGGCAACCTTGCCTATGCAATACCGAAAAGCACCGCCGACGAGATCGGCATGGTTCAGACGTCCATGGCAAAAATGGTGAGCAACCTTAAAGAGATTGTCGGCAAGATAACCGTCTCTACGTCGCAGCTTGCCTCCAGCTCTGAAGAACTGTCAGCCACAGCCACGATTATCGATAATGGGTCGCGGGAGCAGACCTCGC carries:
- a CDS encoding protein-glutamate O-methyltransferase CheR; its protein translation is MTINLTLQDATFKQLRDFVYEKCGIFIPDTKKYLLENRLVKRIQEKNLSSFEDYLYLVVYGNNSGELARLFDAVTTNETYFFREPQQLDVFSNHIVPKVLAEKKTNDINVWSAASSTGEEPYNLVMLLREKVPSIRMQVMGSDISEGVIESARRASYSSYSIRNVPPAYMSKYFKANGQNFDLDSSVRNAVTFKNMNLIDGAKMKTVRNMDVIFVRNVLIYFDDKAKQKVVSYLYDALRPGGYLFVGSSESLHNVTRAFKPLVINKVVVYQRG
- a CDS encoding response regulator; this encodes MKILVVDDCATTRKLLTLYLKSKGYEVVTAENGLDGLEKVGREGVNLVLSDLNMPYMDGLEFVKSLRANPDTAELPVVMVTTEADPEEKEKAMKAGANGYMIKPVTAEMVAQNIKEIMKELFGKGGGSNV
- the cheY gene encoding chemotaxis response regulator CheY, which gives rise to MFDAKMKFLVVDDFSTMRRIVKNILKQLGYENIDEAEDGAQAFSKLQNGEYDFVVSDWNMPNMDGLELLKKIRSDERLKAMPVLMVTAEAEKDKVITAIQAGVNNYIVKPFTAEVLKEKMDRIFEKLGK
- a CDS encoding chemotaxis protein CheA, which produces MADEMDEIIAEFITEAEESLDKIDPLFIELEAKGYDKEMLNDIFRSMHTIKGAAGFLGFKNIVEVAHKSESILKRLREQEIVMSTRLMDSILKSVDMLKLLLQHLKLKDNVEEDITPTITQLDTALHSAMDEETPAAAEVVMQADRPEQTRAEAPKEETQKQEPKQPPAEAPGKEEKKIATVPVAVLQEPAAPPSKMQSTLPAQEALQTLRIDVERVDKVMDLTGEMVLVRNRLLNIANYLESRYAEDQNVEHLLGTVAFLDLVTSDMQLAVMKMRMQPLKKVFGKFPRLVRDLSNNIGKDVELVLSGEDTEVDRTVIEHIGDPMVHIIRNAIDHGLESRDERANSGKPVRGTLSIRAFQQGNTIIIEVADDGKGIDVEKVKRKAIEKKLISEEEAARMADENAINLIFLPGFSTMDKATELSGRGVGMDVVKTNISKLNGYVEIMSKKGVGSTFRISIPLTLAILQALMVRAGSSQFAIPLAPVEETIKVQRKEIDNVTGQKVLVVREKVCPLFELTDILNLDDRGDNDYRYVLVITIGDRKFCVAVDELLGQEEVVIKTIHGIETDSSYILGATITGEGKVVLILDLAGISRNVIGALKV
- a CDS encoding protein phosphatase CheZ — translated: MQQYIGFHLNDSEYSIPILKVREIISMPELTKMPQSLEYIEGVTNLRGSIIPIVNLKKLVNLGNQENLGAKVIVVASGSMTFGVLVDDITGVITIDESAIEPPEKFMSSNMEQVEGVAKLKDRLIVLLDTRHLIPGEDMGAFEDVIMDVTESADGTVEVVKKVHTIAGETTIKETHDAKEFFEKRGINAQDPRYLIVDDLMSFMDAMAANDHEKADLAIQNIVKKGQSELFTEVGKMTRKMHDSIKSFRDALDPKLKDIANVEMPNAVDRLHFVISKTEEAANKTMGIVEKYLLGMDDLSAQIRKLKEPEDAISYLKTFRNGLEDDMTEILTTQAFQDLTGQTIKKVIKLVGEIESELVRLIATFGVKIDTGAVAEAPVAEQVSQSGVDDLLKDFGF
- a CDS encoding substrate-binding domain-containing protein — its product is MKRNIIITAAVVAFLVTLNLSAFADEIKLAGGGTVESTVITPIKAAFEKATGHKITFLKVGSKNAFGELLKGNVEAATADVGFNDLMEIAKKEKMDAGDPASYQHVVIAKDKLIFFTNKDNVVTKLSKDQLKGIITGKVQNWKEVGGKDMPTIVVWGKLSTGTNSMVSKNILDGEPQAKDVIEVNSSDDVKAMVISTPEGIGFGPIAMRDDKIKSPETPEVARPLILVTKGAPSANVQKLIDFVKGEGQKYIK
- a CDS encoding substrate-binding domain-containing protein encodes the protein MKKTIPYGAVMVFLVVLAATSFAEELRVAGGGGPVENILKPIKPHFEKATGITLNIMQAGGTAAFKELAAGRIEIATAGMSWDDLLGALKKESFEVSNPAEYQPVTIGKGGVFVLVHKDNPVAKLSKEQLKGIFTGKIGDWRDLGGKPMPILVVLGKLNPGTNNTFQKQMLDGEPYTKDLLEATTAEDVRVNVASNPEAIAFGPSTLIDSSVRSPETPEVSRPIILVTRGKLSPNAQKLINYINNEGKEYIKK
- a CDS encoding hemerythrin family protein, producing the protein MALITWKEDLSVNIAEMDKEHKQLVVMINELHEAMSSGKGKDVLGGVLARLIDYTKFHFAAEEKLMESNKYPGYLSQKGEHDNLTKKVMDLKARLDAGNMVVTVEVMAFLKDWLTKHIMGQDKKYSSFLNAKGIK
- a CDS encoding methyl-accepting chemotaxis protein, giving the protein MTIKTKLTLNAVIVLVIIVAVGAASLIGMGFIKARLSYLTERSTPFQMRTVDLQRAIQGVTADLTKVSVALSSEEFAAYQAEASKSLNEVKSSQAAIEELSGGAKSEAYEELKKVSDDIMQVTQERLRAEGEAKTANATVTQKLNESEKKLRDLDVQVQSLQSSKSTAVMSSMDDTSAISKKVKNIESLRSLLKDIQIALFELGRAQDKKAIIIARGKLNGLIARLNQEDAPKENKKLGVEIKVFTEKIDELLRLRMSPDTDAKNALDAAARDVDERLSVFLLSFEQEAAIARERSSVESEKQGTLMTQSGVSTSLLVSNSQLMAYGLSIEGLATKLFTLRAPKEVDAVEAELKRIFDKVDSVLKTMNKGFSKLDGNDAMKLLKSSENSLNAIKNILLSRDGVAAKIRNEQLLRQKALEATGTLREIVLKQAEKSKQTVSTAKGEQEKAIGTVNKMVRFSSLLIALISIGSIVFGISFGIWVYRSISRPLGQLMKVADEVSSGNLAYAIPKSTADEIGMVQTSMAKMVSNLKEIVGKITVSTSQLASSSEELSATATIIDNGSREQTSQVEQSATAMTEMSQTTLDVAKNASATSESALKMKGLAEHGKQAMEVTVQELVKFSGTFTQAADKIEELSKQSQEISNVVSLIKEIAEQTNLLALNAAIEAAHAGDQGRGFAVVADNVRQLAERTAGATDDIGRTIQKMQTDVDDTVTFVKHEKEAVESVVRQVKGTMGEIDQIAGNVEQVTDMIQRIAVATDEQSSTSDMVSQSMESVANVTRQLSASIEEIKRSAGDLSKLATELNTMSGWFKT